The stretch of DNA CTGCAGATTTCACTGGGTGAGCTTCTCTAACGCCGCacgttttaaataaaatctttacatGAAACATCCTAAATGATGCTGGAAGCGCCGAGTCGGTTCCCTCTCCGCTAGACGGCCTGCAGGTTGGAGGAGGCTGGTTGCTAAGCAACGTAACGCAAACCCAAACAGGCCGTCCGTCTGTCTGTTTGgcttcaaaatgtcaaatcaaaTATGCTTCTCTGAGCCGAACGCCTCTGTTTGGTCATTCATTATGCGTGGATTTATTCTGCTGATCCCAgcaagaagaagcagcagagagatgACTAATGCAACACTCTTAGAGTCAAGAGGAAGAACGCCAGGAAGGAAGAGTAACAGGAAGTTAAAAAAGCCCCTAATTATCCAGGAGGGAACTTCCCATTGTAAGGATACTGGTGCAGCTGGTTCTGTTGCTGCTATTACTGGGCTAATTGGTATCTGGGCCCATCAGGTGgatggcaaaacaaaacaaaatgaaggtaAAAGGAAACTTTTATTAGCTGAAATGACAAACACCTGGAAAAATGAGTCATttctagcaaaaatatttaggctttaatgtattttactgggattttaagtgatgatgcaacacaaagttgtgcataaATCAAAATATGTCTCTGTCGCTGAAATCGGATTAAAAATGTGTCTAAACTGTTCAATGGTCATAATTTTTCccatttaatttgtattttatgctgaataaaacagaaataaatgttatttgtttgttttgcttttcaggCCCATGATGGTTATAACCCAGAAGATCACCAGCATGGCGTTTGAAATCCATGACGGTAAGATGCGCGCGGCTTCCTGCTCCTCTGCGTCTCTGGAAACTAAAGCGCCAGATGAGGCAGAAGTGAAAGTGCCACTTTGATTCTCTgaggagttaaaaaaataaaactttatttttgagACGGCTCGATCGGCCGGCCAGTGGAGCAGAAAGAGAGCACAGGCGCCGTTATGTAATGGGTCCATTGGCCAACAGTTTCCTCAGGCCACAGATTGAGATCCAACAGGCTTTAAACTAGGAGTCGATTAAAatgtctgtaattaattaattgcattttaattgagAAAATAAGCAATTCATTAAATTCAAAAAcctctttttgctgctaaattactGAGTAAAcagacatatgagctcaacaacagagatatttactgtttttactgGGTAATTCAGGTTATTTcagacattagcattagcattgggGACGTTCGCGTTAGCTGCTACATGGTTAGCATTGATATGCTACTTTAAGCTTGAATAGCTTCACTGATAGGCTAattccttttagcacaacttgaacacaataGTATTTCCCAGCATCTAATCAGATCGGTTTCTGAAGCAGAGCTGAACCTCCAGTGAGTCGAGAGGAGCCGTAACATCGCTGTTGTTAGCATGTGTAGCTTCtgcgtcagatttacaggcATACCAGAAACTAATTCAAAGGTTCCAGCTGGGAGTTTTCTatgtaaaaaggaaaagttcAGTTAATTGTGTTCAAATctaagtaattaattaatcaaaattaactcAGTAGAGACCCAGCCCTTAATTTTTGTCattcttttttcaattttttacaGTTCATTCCTTTAGTTTCCCTTTAAGTCATGTATAAAGTGAAACTCCTCTTCAGGTTTGGTGAATGTTAGTCTTAATGCAGCGTAGTTTTGTTTaaacagttttggtttttgcGCCCAATGGGCTGAAAAGCTGTCGGTTTCCAACAACAGAGCGATCTCCGGGGGTCGTGACCTTTTGCTCATGTTTACATTGCTCCGCCATCGTGGCTGCCCTCTGAATGCTGAACACCTCAGGTTAAACCTGAATGTGTTTCACAGCGTGCATCATGctggtgtgtgtatgtgtgtgtgtgcaggtttgTCGAAGCGCAGGGAAGGACAGCTGACTCCCAGTCAGAAATACCTAGCTATCAGGTATGTGACTAAGGTATGTTTTAAAGCTCAGACGGTTGAATTTAAcatcttgttttctgttctctAGAGTGTAAGCCTGCTCTCTGGTGGTGTTTTAATCAAGGCGTTATCGCCGGCTGCTATCGGTGAATCGTTTTACGAGAATGCCTGTAATCCCTCGTCCGTCCTTCCTGCTTTGCGGATTGTTTTCCCTCTCAAATCTTCTCTGATGGAGATGAAATGTTGCAACAAAGCCGCTCACGCTACGAGGCGGGACTTCCTTTATTAACATGAATACACAGCTAGAGCTGCAGTGAAACAGCTCAGATCAAAgcatggcctagtcaaagtagaGACCTAAATTCCATTAAGGAGgcggtattatgtgttttccaggcatgtagtgacattttatagaataatcaagtaactatgtttccttcagttgttttaaaaatgttgtgtacataaaatatgactaaaataaatttgactttgtaatttaacaccctgaaattgggcctctgtctctttaagaacttcctgctctttcttaaactctgccttcaggaagtcatcccaacatggctcctctaataaccctttaacaacgtttttaccagagaagtggctcctataatgagctcggcagctgtgcagttccaccaggtgtttgctaattgctgctggctagtctgaaggagctgctgtGTCGAGATGCAGCTCTGGGTAGGAGCTGCatctcgaaggcggggctaggtcctaCCAagtgtttttcacagctgaatggttgccatggagatgaaaggatttctcaaacatgcatgaaagaatcaaagcaaaacttcatgtttgtttctgataagAGAAAAACTTGATGTAAAGCTGAAAACAGTTGATTTAGCATaataccggccctttaagaatttgtggtgacatttaaaaattgaTGTTCAGAAACGCTCTGCGCTGCAGAAAACCTgccccagaaaacctgcagcaaatagttcagattttgtgtctttctgtCGCTTCACATCCTGATAACGAGCGTCTCCTGTTCTGCTCAGCCGGATGCCCAGCTTGCTGGAGTACCTGAGCTACAACTGCAACTTCATGGGCATCCTGGCAGGACCCACCTGCTCCTACAACGACTATATGGCCTTCATGGAGGGGACGTCGTACCAGCGCCGGCACCAGGAGAACGCCAACGGCAAAGAGAACGGGAAGGCCAAGCAGGCTGAGCCTTCACCAAAGGTACCGGTCGGATCCAGATTCGCACACCTTGAATCAGCTCAAATGACTCAAACAGAAAAGGCTGTCAAACTAAACAGTcattaaatatgaaactttGAGGCATTTTTTTAGAGCAAAGGTTTAAATAAACCTAAGAATTAAAGCAGAGCTTCAATTATCAGCATTTCTGACCTTTCTTCTACTTTGATTTGCCAGTTTTGCCCAATAATGtaagaaaatacaagaaaaaaactcttttcaggaacttcttaaagagacagaggcccaatttcaaggcattaaattgtgGCATATTTGATATGTAGGTAATATAGTTGCttgattttaatgtgaaatggcgctatgtgcctggaaaaaaaatacgTCGCCCTTTAATATGTTGCATTCACTGACTGGTAACAGATCAGTCTTTTCAGTTTCCATCCTGATTTCATGGAGCATCTCTACAGGAACAACTGTTTGATGAAtgcatgtttgcatttttttatttttagaagaaTACTTTATTAATAACTGGTTTGGTTCTTTAGAAGTGGCCTATTGTTTTTCATTGAACTGGTTAGCATAGAtctatggcctatacaaaacacgttcataaaaatgttttccccaTAAAATGATTCTCAGATAATGACATTTCAGTCTGGTCTTTTCAGAATGAACTGTTTTTAgggcggtaaaaccagctgagcaAACTGTGCTAGCGCtctgctttggttgctaggtaacgagtgGAACTTTgcggggttgctaggtaacgggctggtcTTGCCTGGAGTCACTGGGTGAGATTCAgtggctgctgatttgtgacgttacattcagAAGAATaccaaaaaaactttaattattgCCATAAAATGGCTGGGTGTTTATTTTAAgcgcttgggttgtttttagaagcagtaaaaacccaaaatgGACGTACGACgtccatttttctttcaacgTTTTTGCACgaaaaagtgcaaaatgtgaattttacacaAAAGGTTCCCTTTAAGACTAACATTCTTaatgatgagatttttttttaaatgaaagaaacactgcaggtatgtttttaatgagggaataataagagataaaagttaaacattttacatgtatATGTTACACAGCAGGAAATGAGGGGTCCGAGTCCCTCCTCGTGCAGcctatttattcagtttaaactgtaaaaGAAATACAGCGGTTTACAGTAGCGCTCCCCACATCCGCTGGCAACAAGCTTGTCCTCTCTGCAATTGCGGACTCCTACAGCCTGCCAGAGCGTCACCCGCTGTTTGATGTGTACTGAGCGCCCTCGCGATGGGAACCAAAACATTGTTAAATCTATAAACCTTAACTCTAATGAAATCATTGTTAACTCTAATAAATTCTAACGCTAGCTGTGAGTGTCAGCCAACCAAACAaaatgtggggggggggggctatTTTCATGCTCACTTTCCTAGTgccacatttaaaatgtttaagtttcaaattaaaagtccTGTTTGTaggtgaataagtttgtttctaataactgaaagtttttgtctcataaatcCAAGAATCGTTTGAAACGACAGTGTCCCCATCTGAAATAACCAATCTGTGAATGAGAAGCCTCAGACTTCCTCCACCTGATCCATAATAAAACGGCTCATAATGACATAAacgatgtgtttttatttttccttccatgTCCTCCCAGCGCGCCGTGGTGTCCAAGCTGTGCACCTGCGCCATCTCTTTGACCACCTACCTGTCGCTGTACCGGCTGCTCCCGGTCGACTACGCCATAGACGAGCACTTCGTCAACACCACACCGTTCTACCTGCAGGTCGTCTACCTTTACCTGGCCATGCTGGCTCTCAGGCCGAAATACTACTTTGTGTGGACTCTAGGTGAGAAAACTTGAAACTTTCACAGTGATAATACCTGTTATGTGTAATTAGTCCTGACGCAATAagcagtaaatcaattaatcgcatggtaaattaaaacaaggtaaataatttccatttgcaagatttatcttttgttttcttttctccctttctaccaaaactgactgataaaagtcttcagtctggtgctttgctctttcttttgaAGGACACATTTGTTTACAGAGGcttatgattcattttatttgttgttttggttgttttacttatttactttggatatttaaaatctctttcaGTTCTTGTGTTAAATgctcattagaatttaaagtttattgatctttgagaatgtgttcttgcattattatgccatcaaatcaaaaatataattatcaCAATAAACTCCCTGACCTCCagaattaaaaagtatttttatgtaaaatcatttCCCAGTGCAACATTGCCATCTAGTGTTCATGTGAGAACTGCACCCTGTTGGATTTCATGAGGAATCTCCTGGATCTGTTTATTTGTCTGCAGCCGATGCCATCAACAACGCAGCCGGGTTTGGCTTCAATGGCTACGACGCAGACGGCTCGCCGCGCTGGGATCTGATTTCCAACCTCAGGATTCTGGATATCGAGGTTCGGCGTCGTCGTTCGTTTAccttttggatttattttccatctgaTTCCTgaagttttattgtttcctttcaGTTTGCCACAAGTTTCAAGCTCTTTCTAGACAACTGGAACATGCAGACAGCTCAGTGGCTCAAAAGGTAACAGAGGATTGTGtttatttccttgttttaatgatgcattttaGGCGTTTTTTTGGATGGGAGATTTGATTTTACAACACACAACTTAAATTTCTTGAACaggttttgattgttttgtggCGTTTCCTGTATTCTGCACAGAGTTCAAGCAATGAAGAGCaacataaagttttaaattaagatataataacaataacaggTATATTTAATTTCCACATCAGAATCACAATAAAACTATCTGTAATATGTTTTTCCtgtaattttctgcaaatattaaaatagaagACTAATCAGTCCATCCCCTCTTtccaaaagatttatttttctttattttaaaacctaaaagtaGAAATAAGATCCTGGTTCATTTCAAAGGACACAAAAATATcctataataaatatttttataaaattagaCACCATCTTTTTCCAAAATATCATGTAACAATTGTTgttctaatttagttttttttgttggctttTTAAATTACAAGGGTTGCTGACATCTGAAATAGACTAAAATATATACACACTCCTACTAATATTCAATTCATTtctaaatgtatgtttttatttgagcctgtatgtataattttgtATAATTTCCCTTTATTAAAATCTCtaaattaaaatggatttatCCCTGTAAACCTTTGAGTAAAACTGTAACTTTGCTAATTAGCTTAGCTATTTCTGCTGATATTTCCTGATTTTTTTGTGAGCCCTGAATGCACCGTGTCGTCTTCCTCAGAGTTTGCTACGAGCGTTGCCCCGTCAACCCGACAGCCGCCACCTTCCTGCTGTCGGCCATGTGGCACGGCGTCTACCCCGGCTACTACCTGACCTTCGTCACCGGCATCGGGATGACCATGGCCGCCCGCGCCGTGAGTTCACTTTCCTCCTTTAGCACCAATTGTTTTCCAGAAGCTACTTGAAATTTTCACAAATCCACATCCAGGTCGCTggaagaaaaagatgcagtttcccccaaaaaatgaaaaaaaaaaaaaatctgaaaagtgtggtgtgcatttatatttagcCCTTCAAACGCCTGGCTCACATGACAAGACTTTTATTCCGATTTTTGGGACGGCTCTAAAGATTAtcttaactttttaaaatattgtatgttttgtttattgtttgggaagtaaaagatttattttttctaaacacaggaaaaatgcaaaattcatttttaagtttcggatctaaaataaataacaacctttttctacaaaaaataatttaaaaaatgtcacactgttgtatttgcttaattttaagtgttttttctcttttcttggcCCATGAACACTTTTGACTCGACAATTTTGTCGGAATAAAAGTCAGGGTTAGTCGGATAATTTTTCACGTAAAATTATTTGTCCAAATCTCTGCAGTGACTTTCTTTCAGCTAACTCTGATAATTTACTAAACTAGtgttttcaaactatttatCTTTTTCCAG from Xiphophorus hellerii strain 12219 chromosome 19, Xiphophorus_hellerii-4.1, whole genome shotgun sequence encodes:
- the mboat2a gene encoding lysophospholipid acyltransferase 2, yielding MATQTTASCTGSTLLQPISDIINLPLDQVNFVACQLFALLMAVWFRIYLHPSKTSPFIRHVVATLLGLYLALFCFGWYSVHFLVQSGLSYGVMIFASLEHMHKYCFIVTLGYLILCQITRVYVFDYGMYSADFTGPMMVITQKITSMAFEIHDGLSKRREGQLTPSQKYLAISRMPSLLEYLSYNCNFMGILAGPTCSYNDYMAFMEGTSYQRRHQENANGKENGKAKQAEPSPKRAVVSKLCTCAISLTTYLSLYRLLPVDYAIDEHFVNTTPFYLQVVYLYLAMLALRPKYYFVWTLADAINNAAGFGFNGYDADGSPRWDLISNLRILDIEFATSFKLFLDNWNMQTAQWLKRVCYERCPVNPTAATFLLSAMWHGVYPGYYLTFVTGIGMTMAARAVRHNIRPYFLVSDSHKRVYDVITWASTQVAICYTVVPFVLLAVGPSLKFYSSWYFCLHLLCLLVVLVLPVKSRRRQARAKEDAGQDEQRDHSSTDNNCNRKDKST